The following is a genomic window from Amycolatopsis australiensis.
ACGGCCTCGAGCTCTTCGTCGGCCAGCCGGATCTCCTCGGCGATCTTGGCCGCCTCGGTGCTGTCGGTGGCGATGCCGGCGTCGTCGAGCAGGCGACGCCCCTCGGGACGCTGGCCGAGCACCGGCACCGCGGCGAGCAGCCGCCGGGTGTAGTCCTCCTTCGGCGACGCGAACAGCTCGCGCACCGGCGCCTCTTCGACGATCTCGCCCTGGTACATCACGATGACGCGGTCGGCCATGTCGGCGACGACGCCCATGTCGTGGGTGATCAGCACGATCGCCGTGTCGAGGGTGTCCCGCAGCTTGCGCAGCAGGCCCAGGATCTCGGCCTGGACCGTGACGTCGAGCGCGGTGGTCGGCTCGTCGGCGATGATGACCTTCGGGTCGCACGCGATCGCCATGGCGATGACGACGCGCTGGCGCAGGCCGCCCGAGAGCTGGTGCGGGTACTGCTTGAACCGCAGCGGCGGGTTCGGGATGCCGACCATGTCGAGCAGCTCGATCGCGCGCTTGTCCGCGGCGGCCTTCGAGATGTCCAGGTGCGCGCGCAGCGCCTCGCGCAGCTGCCAGCCGACCGTGTAGACCGGGTTCAGCGCGGTCATCGGCTCCTGGAAGATCATCGCGACCTCGTTGCCGCGGATCTTCCGCTTCTCCTTCTCGGAGAGGCTGGCCAGGTTGCGTTCGCCGAGACGCAGTTCGCCGGCGATCTTGCTGGTCTTGGGCAGCAGGCCCAGCACCGACATCGACGTCACGGACTTGCCGGACCCGGACTCCCCGACCACCGCGACGATCTCGCCGGGCTGCACGTCGAACCCGATGCCCTTGACCGCGTCGACGACGCCGTCTTCGGTCCGGAACGACACGCTGAGGTCGGAAATGGACAGGACCGATCCTGACACGCCGGCGACGTCCGCCGAAGTTGCTTCAGTGCTCACCAGATGCCCTTCGTGGGGGTACAACGAGGCGCGACGCGGCGGTCGCGACTCGCGCGAGGATAACCGAGGGTGTCCCCGACTAAGGTCGGAGCACGGGAATTACGCTCAAGCCGTGATCTCCCCGGTACCGCGCAGGCTGCTGCTCGTCCACGCCCATCCCGACGACGAGAGCATCACCACCGGCGCCACGATCGCACGATACGCCGCCGAAGGCGCCGAGGTGACCGTGGTGACCTGCACGCTGGGCGAAGAGGGCGAGATCATGCCGGACCTGGCGGAGCTGGCCGGGCTGGGTGCCTGGGCCGCCGACCAGCTGGGCGGCTACCGCGTCGCCGAGCTGAAGGCCGCCTGTGCCGCGCTGGGGGTGTCACGGCATCGCTACCTGGGCGGGATCGGCCGGTGGCGGGACTCGGGCATGGCGGGCACGCCGGCGGCGGCGCACCCGCGGGCGTTCACCGGCGGCTCCGCCGGCGAGCAGGCCGCGCAGCTGGCGGAGATCCTCGACGAGGTGCGGCCCCAGGTCGTCGTCACCTACGACGCCTTCGGCGGCTACGGCCACCCGGACCACATCCGCGCGCACGAGATCACCATGGCGGCCGCGCCGCGGGCGGCGTCGGTGGCGCGCGTGTTCCACACCGTGACGTCGAGGGACGCGGTGCGTGCCGGGCTGGCCGCGCTGCGTGCCCGCGACGGCGTGACGTTCACCGTGCCGGACGACGACGAGCTGCCCGCGACACCGGACGAGGAGATCACGACGGTGCTCGACGTCACCGCGTACCTCCCGGCGAAGCTGGCGGCACTGCGCGCGCACGCGACGCAGCTGGCCGTGGTCGACGGGGACGTGCCGTACTTCGCGCTGACGAACCGGCTCGCCCAGCCCATCCCGGCGCGCGACACCTTCGTCCTGGCCCACGGGCCGGCCGAGGGTGCCGCGGACGACCTGTTCGGCGGGCTGTGACCGTGCCCGGGCCGCTGACGTGGGAGCAGAGGCTGTTCCTGCTGCTGCTCGTCGCCGACACCGTGCTGCTGGCCGTGCTGGAGCTGTTCTTCCTGCCGCTGCGGATCGGGGTCGTGCCGGTGCCGGTGACGGTGCTCGTCGGCGCGCTCACCACGCCGTGGCTCGTGTCGACGACGGCCAAGCTGGTGCGGCCGGGCCTTTCCTGGGTACCCCTGGCGGTGTGGGTGGTCGTCGTGTTCGGGGTCGGGATGCTGGGCCCGGGCGGCGACCTGGTGCTGATCCAGGACTGGCGCGCGCTGGTGCTGCTCGGCGCGAGCGCGCTGCCGGGCGCGATGGTGCTCGGCGGCGGGCTCGGCCGCGCGGCGGGAAGGAAACCGGGACGTGGCTGAGGCGATTTCCGACAAGCAGGTCGTGGCCGTGCTGCGGCCGTTCGTGCGGGCGTGCGGGCCGGTGCTCGACGCGCTGCGCGAGTCCGACCCGTTCGGCCTGCAGGCGCGGGCCCGCGACGACCTCGCCGGGGTCGAGTCCGGGCTGAAGGCCAAGCTGATCCACGGGCTGACGTCGGTGAAGGTGCCCGGCACGGCCGCGTGGGCGCGGATGACGGGCTACGACCGGTCGAGCTGGTGGATGAACCGCGTCGGCCGCTTCACGGCGCTGCTGACGGCGATCCCGGGCCTGGGCGGCGCGCTGGCCGACCGGCTGCCGGTGCAGGACGCGCTGGGCGCGGCGTCACAGGGACTGCTGTTGTGCGCGATCGCCGGCGAGTACGGCGTGACGGACGTCGGCACGCGGGTGCGGCTCATCGCGTGGGCGCTCTTCGACCGCGAGATCGACGCGGACCTCGCGGCCGGCAAGCACGCGGACCATGACGAAGCCGCGGAGGCGGACGAAGCGGCGAAGCTGACCGAAGAGCTGACGGCGTCGGAGAAGAAGCACGGCAAGGCGACGATCAAGGCGGCGGCCGGCACACTGTGGCGCCTCGGGCGCGCGTTGTACGGCATCACCGAGGAGCTGGAGAAGCGCCCGCACGGCAACTTCCTCCACCGCGCGGTCGGCATGCTGCCGATCGTCGGCGCGGCGGGCGACTACTTCGGCGAGCGGTCGGGCTTGAAGAAGGTCTGGAAACGCGCACACGTCTGGCTGACCGAGCGCCGCACCTGACTTCCCGCGCGGCGCCCGGCCCCAACCTCAGTTCCAGAACCGGAAGACGCTGAACCCGATCTGGGCACCGTCCACATAGCCCCCGAAGGCGCCGAAGAGCGCGTACGCGCCGTCCCAGAGCGCATTGTTCGCCGGGCGGAACAGCCACAGGACCGCGAACAGGATGATCGGTGCCCACGGGCGCACCTGCGCGCCGAACGCCCGCGCCTGCGGCGGCAGGTACGGCTCGATCGCGCCCCAGCCGTCGAGGCCCGGGATCGGCAGGATGTTGAGGATGAACGTCACGATCTGCAGCAGTGCCAGGTAGGACATCGCGATCACCAGGCCGCCGGACATCGGGACCAGCGACACGACCAGCGCCAGCGCCGCGCCGACGGCGAGGTTGCTCAGCGGCCCGGCCAGCGACACCCACGACGACGTCCCGCGGCTGCGCAGCGCGCCCCGGTTGATCCAGACCGCGCCGCCCGGCAGCGGGATGCCGCCGATGACGAGGAAGATCAGCGGAAGCACGATCGACAGAACGGGATCGGTGTACTTCCGGACGTCGAGACTGAGGTAACCCTTGTGGGCGACGCTGTAGTCGCCGCCGCGGTAGGCGACCATCGCGTGCCCGAACTCGTGCAGCGACAGCGACGCCACCCAGCCGGCGGCGACGAAGATCACGACGCCTGCCACGAGCAGCGGATCGCGGTCGCGGACGAAAACGGTGTTGATGTCGCCGAAGGCGGCCATCACGCCGCCGACGGTGGTGAGCGCGAGGATGCCGAGGAAGACCGGGCTGGGGCGCACTGCTGACTTCTGCACGGGTCCCAGTCTTCCGTATGCCCGGTGTGAAGTTACCGGCGTGTCCCCTTGCGCGATCGGGCCGGAACGTCCCCCGAACTCGCTACTCCGCTTGACCTGACCGCACTACACGGGTGTAATCACAGTGATGTCATTCGCCGCCGAGAGGGGACGGCGAGTGTCGTTTCACCACCGCCAGCCTGGGGAGTGCTAGGGAGCGAGGAGGCGGACGTGCGGTTGGAAGCCGATGGGAAGGAATGGGGGCACGTCATGAGTTGGGGCGAGATCCCGGAGCAGGCTCTGGGAGATCTCACCGAGCTCATCGATGCCACCGAAGAAGAGCAGGATTGGCAGGAACGCGCCCTGTGCGCGCAGACGGACCCGGAAGCGTTCTTCCCCGAGAAGGGCGGCTCCACCCGCGAAGCCAAGCGCATCTGCCTGGGCTGCGAGGTCAAGGACGAGTGCCTTGAATACGCGCTGGCCCACGACGAGCGCTTCGGCATCTGGGGCGGTCTGTCCGAGCGGGAGCGCCGGAAGCTGAAGAAACGAGCCGTCTGAAGGCGGAATCACCGGTGGTGCCTGCCGTCACCGGTGATTCCGCGTGGTGGACACGGCGTGGGTTCACCATCGGGTGACGGACCGAAGCCGTAGGGTGGCCGCACCGACCGCCGCCTGATCCGGAGTCCTCGTTGCCCCGCACCGCCGCGCCGCCCGCACCGCGCACCGCGCCCGTTCTGGCCATTGTGGTCTGTCACAACGGCGAAAACTGGCTACCGCTGGCGCTTTCTTCGTTGCGCCGCAGCACCGTCCGGCCCCGGCACGTCCTCGCGGTGGACACCGGC
Proteins encoded in this region:
- a CDS encoding ABC transporter ATP-binding protein; the protein is MSTEATSADVAGVSGSVLSISDLSVSFRTEDGVVDAVKGIGFDVQPGEIVAVVGESGSGKSVTSMSVLGLLPKTSKIAGELRLGERNLASLSEKEKRKIRGNEVAMIFQEPMTALNPVYTVGWQLREALRAHLDISKAAADKRAIELLDMVGIPNPPLRFKQYPHQLSGGLRQRVVIAMAIACDPKVIIADEPTTALDVTVQAEILGLLRKLRDTLDTAIVLITHDMGVVADMADRVIVMYQGEIVEEAPVRELFASPKEDYTRRLLAAVPVLGQRPEGRRLLDDAGIATDSTEAAKIAEEIRLADEELEAVIEEAAPALEIKNLVLEYPGRRGQSKNRAVDDVSLTIAKGEIVGLVGESGSGKTTVGRCAIRLLDPTSGTVAIAGKDITKMSAKELRPLRRYFSIVFQDPASTLDPKMTIGESIAEPMVLHKVLSGKALSARVRSLLDKVELGGHYMNRYPHELSGGQRQRVAIARALSLDPALLIADEPTSALDVSVQARVLDLFLDLQQSLQFACLFISHDLAVVDLLADRVAVMQHGKLVEVGTRDQVLHSPQQEYTKRLLSAAPVADPVLQAERRAAWEAGRLAPVAD
- the mshB gene encoding N-acetyl-1-D-myo-inositol-2-amino-2-deoxy-alpha-D-glucopyranoside deacetylase — translated: MISPVPRRLLLVHAHPDDESITTGATIARYAAEGAEVTVVTCTLGEEGEIMPDLAELAGLGAWAADQLGGYRVAELKAACAALGVSRHRYLGGIGRWRDSGMAGTPAAAHPRAFTGGSAGEQAAQLAEILDEVRPQVVVTYDAFGGYGHPDHIRAHEITMAAAPRAASVARVFHTVTSRDAVRAGLAALRARDGVTFTVPDDDELPATPDEEITTVLDVTAYLPAKLAALRAHATQLAVVDGDVPYFALTNRLAQPIPARDTFVLAHGPAEGAADDLFGGL
- a CDS encoding site-2 protease family protein; translation: MRPSPVFLGILALTTVGGVMAAFGDINTVFVRDRDPLLVAGVVIFVAAGWVASLSLHEFGHAMVAYRGGDYSVAHKGYLSLDVRKYTDPVLSIVLPLIFLVIGGIPLPGGAVWINRGALRSRGTSSWVSLAGPLSNLAVGAALALVVSLVPMSGGLVIAMSYLALLQIVTFILNILPIPGLDGWGAIEPYLPPQARAFGAQVRPWAPIILFAVLWLFRPANNALWDGAYALFGAFGGYVDGAQIGFSVFRFWN
- a CDS encoding WhiB family transcriptional regulator, translating into MSWGEIPEQALGDLTELIDATEEEQDWQERALCAQTDPEAFFPEKGGSTREAKRICLGCEVKDECLEYALAHDERFGIWGGLSERERRKLKKRAV